In Rhodopirellula islandica, the following proteins share a genomic window:
- a CDS encoding 4a-hydroxytetrahydrobiopterin dehydratase, whose amino-acid sequence MNESTSTPDWKDRHCVPCEGGIDRVSAESAQRYLTDLPDWSLENDGLQIARQLNTGDFRTAVRHLNAIADLAESEQHHPDLHLTGYRHLRVVLTTHAIGGLSENDFVMAARIDQILS is encoded by the coding sequence ATGAATGAATCCACCTCCACACCCGACTGGAAAGATCGTCACTGCGTGCCCTGCGAGGGCGGGATCGATCGTGTCTCTGCCGAATCCGCTCAGCGATACTTGACCGATCTGCCGGACTGGTCGCTGGAAAATGACGGGCTGCAAATCGCCCGCCAACTCAACACCGGGGACTTTCGCACGGCGGTTCGGCACCTCAATGCCATTGCGGACTTGGCCGAATCAGAACAACACCACCCGGACCTGCATTTGACTGGGTATCGCCACCTGCGCGTGGTCCTGACCACACATGCCATCGGTGGACTCAGTGAAAACGACTTTGTCATGGCGGCTCGCATCGACCAAATCCTCTCATGA
- a CDS encoding RNA polymerase sigma factor — protein sequence MNASADSPSADNDPDREEEIRLIGSIREGDQQAWQQLIDRYEGRLLAFARRRLGDMATSEDVVQETFVGFLVSLPNYDSRRKLESYLFSICSYKLTDHLRQSGRRPELPLLGRGSSSGSGSGDNVEASGVRLASSICRSAERRELEQHLVREVVQEQIVNWQSRGNFEKLKAIELLFVLGRGNREVAEKLHLTQQQVANLKSDFLTRIAAVIKRKDLDLDVFPELRENA from the coding sequence ATGAATGCATCTGCTGATTCCCCGTCCGCCGACAACGATCCCGACCGCGAAGAGGAAATTCGGCTGATCGGTTCGATTCGTGAGGGGGACCAGCAGGCGTGGCAACAATTGATCGACCGGTATGAGGGGCGCCTGCTGGCGTTTGCTCGCCGGCGTCTGGGGGACATGGCGACCAGCGAAGATGTGGTGCAAGAAACGTTTGTTGGGTTTCTGGTTTCACTGCCCAACTACGATTCGCGGCGAAAGCTGGAGAGCTATCTGTTCTCGATTTGCAGTTACAAGTTGACTGATCATTTGCGGCAGAGCGGTCGCCGTCCGGAGTTGCCGTTGCTGGGGCGAGGCAGTTCATCAGGATCGGGCAGTGGTGACAACGTGGAAGCCAGCGGAGTTCGTTTGGCGAGTTCGATTTGTCGAAGCGCGGAGCGTCGCGAACTGGAGCAGCACCTGGTGAGAGAAGTCGTCCAAGAGCAAATTGTGAATTGGCAATCGCGTGGCAACTTTGAAAAGCTCAAAGCGATTGAGCTGTTGTTTGTGCTGGGACGAGGCAATCGCGAAGTGGCGGAAAAGCTGCATTTGACGCAGCAACAGGTCGCGAACTTGAAAAGCGATTTTCTGACTCGGATTGCGGCCGTCATCAAACGAAAAGATTTGGACCTGGACGTGTTTCCAGAACTTCGCGAGAACGCTTGA
- a CDS encoding YihY/virulence factor BrkB family protein — protein sequence MGFLKQTFSEFSKDRCSTLAAALAYYTAFALPPLLYLMLTLLTFGLSVMYDSEQATDKAQGILQSQASQMIGNPAAVDQIETIMNNHEQASGKWWKTLLSFAGILVGATGVVSALQGALNQVWEVKPDPETSGIKDMLAKRFLSFGMILGLGFLMLVSLVVSSVLTALGDQVGSWIGMSETVAHLANFGVQAVVVFVIFASIFKFMPDAVTKWRDVAVGAALTTLLFLIGRYAMQLYFSMSEPGAQLGAAAASLAVLLVWVYYTAMIVLLGAEATQVYAVRYGDGIQPESKAVRVVEQIKREGDRSPA from the coding sequence GTGGGTTTTCTCAAGCAGACGTTTTCGGAATTTTCAAAGGATCGCTGCAGCACGTTGGCGGCGGCTTTGGCGTACTACACCGCGTTTGCTCTGCCACCGCTGTTGTATCTGATGTTGACCCTGCTGACGTTTGGTCTGTCGGTGATGTACGACAGCGAACAGGCGACCGACAAGGCTCAAGGCATTTTGCAATCACAAGCCTCGCAGATGATCGGCAATCCCGCAGCGGTGGACCAGATTGAAACGATCATGAACAACCACGAGCAAGCCTCAGGGAAGTGGTGGAAAACCCTGCTCAGTTTTGCTGGGATTTTGGTGGGGGCAACGGGAGTCGTCTCGGCATTGCAGGGGGCGCTGAACCAGGTTTGGGAGGTCAAACCGGATCCAGAAACCAGTGGCATCAAGGACATGCTCGCCAAGCGATTCTTGTCCTTTGGAATGATCCTGGGGCTGGGTTTTTTGATGCTGGTTTCGCTGGTTGTTTCTTCGGTTTTGACTGCTTTGGGGGACCAGGTCGGCAGCTGGATCGGGATGTCCGAAACGGTGGCGCACCTCGCGAATTTTGGAGTGCAGGCGGTGGTGGTGTTCGTGATCTTTGCATCCATTTTTAAATTCATGCCGGACGCGGTCACCAAGTGGCGTGATGTGGCGGTCGGCGCGGCGCTCACGACCCTTCTGTTCTTGATTGGGCGGTACGCGATGCAACTGTATTTCTCGATGAGTGAACCGGGGGCCCAACTCGGGGCCGCGGCAGCGTCGCTGGCCGTGTTGTTGGTTTGGGTCTACTACACCGCAATGATTGTGTTGCTGGGGGCAGAGGCCACGCAGGTCTATGCGGTTCGCTATGGAGATGGCATCCAACCTGAATCCAAGGCGGTTCGCGTGGTGGAGCAAATCAAACGTGAGGGCGATCGCAGCCCGGCGTGA
- a CDS encoding App1 family protein, with protein sequence MPRSAPPPIHDSLRHWLTRTAAMADDVADSAIRRIRHRWGQGVTPQIQAYTGFATAETIHLRGRILANPPLNPDFHNDRWWQNLKHSWRRFASDEVPGVRLEGFFAGSTSRTISDSEGYFQLDLPRKDCETTSEFWSLAHLAIVDDERISPFDSLTTCDVLQTPVEAKYAVVSDVDDTILRTGATDIATMAKLTFFGNARTRAPLEGVASLYEWMQHDGTPFGPPLNPIFYVSSSPWNLSDLLEDFLQNNAIPQGPLFLRDLGIDEDKFIKQGHDRKLEQTRFLMNAFPDLPFVLVGDSGQEDARLYATAAAEFGDRIQAIFIRDIDPGAFSNHDETVDRFARQSLASGVPMHLVKDSIEVSVIAERLGLLSKAALPAIAAATKRDQNRKDGLL encoded by the coding sequence ATGCCCCGATCAGCTCCACCTCCAATCCATGACTCACTTCGCCACTGGCTGACCCGCACCGCAGCGATGGCGGACGATGTGGCGGACTCAGCCATCCGCCGTATCCGCCACCGCTGGGGACAAGGCGTCACCCCACAAATCCAGGCCTACACCGGTTTCGCGACCGCCGAAACCATCCATCTTCGCGGACGAATTCTCGCCAACCCACCCCTGAACCCGGACTTTCACAACGACCGGTGGTGGCAAAACCTGAAGCATTCCTGGCGTCGATTCGCGAGCGATGAAGTTCCCGGCGTCAGGCTGGAAGGTTTCTTCGCGGGCTCCACCAGTCGCACCATCAGCGATTCGGAAGGCTACTTCCAACTCGATCTGCCACGAAAGGATTGCGAGACCACGTCCGAATTCTGGTCGCTGGCGCATCTTGCAATTGTGGATGACGAACGCATCTCGCCCTTTGATTCACTCACCACCTGCGACGTCCTTCAAACTCCGGTCGAGGCCAAGTACGCCGTCGTCAGCGATGTCGACGACACCATCCTTCGAACGGGAGCCACGGACATCGCCACGATGGCCAAGCTGACATTTTTCGGAAACGCGCGAACGCGTGCTCCGTTGGAAGGGGTCGCCTCTCTCTACGAGTGGATGCAACATGACGGGACCCCATTTGGACCGCCTTTGAACCCCATCTTTTACGTCTCGTCATCGCCATGGAACCTGTCCGATCTGCTGGAAGATTTTCTTCAGAACAATGCGATCCCCCAAGGCCCCCTGTTCCTCCGCGACCTCGGGATTGATGAGGACAAATTCATCAAGCAAGGTCATGATCGCAAGCTCGAACAAACGCGTTTCTTGATGAACGCCTTCCCCGATCTCCCATTCGTGTTGGTCGGGGATTCAGGCCAAGAGGATGCACGCTTGTACGCGACCGCGGCGGCCGAGTTTGGCGACCGCATCCAGGCCATTTTCATTCGCGACATCGATCCGGGTGCGTTCAGCAACCATGATGAAACAGTCGATCGCTTCGCCAGACAAAGCCTCGCATCAGGCGTCCCGATGCACCTGGTGAAAGACAGCATCGAGGTCAGCGTCATCGCGGAACGCCTTGGCCTGCTGTCCAAGGCAGCGCTGCCTGCCATCGCTGCGGCAACCAAGCGCGATCAAAATCGCAAAGACGGACTGCTTTGA